In Arsenophonus sp. aPb, one DNA window encodes the following:
- the fliP gene encoding flagellar type III secretion system pore protein FliP (The bacterial flagellar biogenesis protein FliP forms a type III secretion system (T3SS)-type pore required for flagellar assembly.): MRKLLFLLSSALLWLPLPAYTAIPTITSQPLANGGQSWSLPVQTLIFITALGFIPALLLMTTSFTRIIIVLGLLRNALGTPTAPPNQILLGLALFMTFFVMSPVFDKIYQNAYLPFSEEKISIEVALAEGAKPLRQFMLQQTRQPDLALFARLANDSEYQTQADVPMRILVPAFITSELKTAFQIGFMLFIPFLIIDLVVASVLMALGMMMVPPATVAMPFKLMLFVLVDGWQLILGSLAQSFFN, translated from the coding sequence ATGCGTAAACTGCTATTTTTATTATCCAGCGCGCTATTATGGCTGCCCTTACCCGCTTACACCGCGATACCTACAATTACTAGCCAACCCTTAGCCAATGGTGGCCAAAGTTGGTCATTACCGGTACAGACACTAATTTTTATCACCGCCCTCGGTTTTATCCCTGCGCTATTGCTGATGACGACCAGTTTTACTCGTATCATTATCGTACTGGGTTTATTGCGAAATGCGTTAGGCACCCCGACCGCCCCACCTAATCAAATTTTATTAGGCTTAGCGCTATTTATGACTTTCTTCGTCATGTCTCCGGTATTTGATAAAATATATCAAAATGCCTATTTGCCCTTTAGTGAAGAGAAAATTAGCATCGAAGTGGCATTAGCGGAAGGTGCCAAACCCTTACGCCAATTTATGTTACAACAAACCCGTCAACCTGATTTAGCACTGTTTGCCCGCTTAGCCAATGATAGTGAGTATCAAACCCAAGCTGATGTTCCGATGCGTATTTTAGTGCCGGCATTTATTACTAGTGAACTAAAAACGGCTTTTCAAATCGGCTTTATGTTATTTATTCCTTTCTTGATTATCGATCTCGTAGTTGCCAGTGTATTAATGGCGCTCGGAATGATGATGGTTCCGCCTGCTACCGTTGCGATGCCTTTTAAATTAATGTTGTTTGTTTTAGTTGATGGTTGGCAATTAATTTTAGGCTCTTTAGCACAAAGCTTTTTTAATTAG
- the fliQ gene encoding flagellar biosynthesis protein FliQ has product MTPETVMGLGIDGMKVALALAAPLLLAALISGLIISLLQAATQINEMTLSFIPKIIAVFITAVVAGPWMLQLFIEYTRQLITQLPQLIG; this is encoded by the coding sequence ATGACACCGGAAACAGTGATGGGGCTTGGTATTGATGGTATGAAAGTGGCTTTAGCATTAGCAGCACCCCTGTTGTTGGCGGCGTTGATCAGTGGTTTAATTATTAGTTTATTGCAAGCCGCCACGCAAATTAATGAAATGACCCTCTCATTCATTCCTAAAATTATCGCTGTTTTTATTACCGCGGTAGTGGCTGGCCCGTGGATGTTACAACTATTTATCGAGTATACCCGTCAATTAATAACGCAATTGCCGCAACTTATTGGTTAA
- the fliR gene encoding flagellar biosynthetic protein FliR — MITFSTDFFYTSINQFFWPFVRVLALFSIAPFFGEKQIPKKSKIALALLITILISAAIPLPQIPLFSMIGCWILIQQVLIGLLMGLTMQIAFAIVRYAGEVLGMQMGLSFALFVDPAAGPNMPIIARFFNLLLLLLFLSFDIHLWLLSLLADSFQLIPIQSLSLNSQSFILVAQTAGIIFYYGLLLALPILTLLLIINISLGILNRMTPQLSIFVVGFPLTLLIGIYLLPLLTTIITKYAEKIFNDILSQLSLILLTLAGK; from the coding sequence ATGATCACTTTTAGCACCGATTTTTTTTATACCTCTATTAACCAATTTTTTTGGCCATTTGTGCGGGTATTAGCTTTATTTAGTATTGCCCCTTTTTTTGGTGAAAAACAGATCCCGAAAAAAAGCAAAATTGCGCTAGCCTTGCTGATCACTATTTTAATCTCTGCGGCAATACCTCTACCACAAATCCCTCTTTTTTCCATGATCGGATGTTGGATCTTAATACAACAAGTTTTAATCGGCTTATTAATGGGACTGACGATGCAAATCGCCTTTGCCATCGTTCGTTATGCGGGAGAAGTATTAGGCATGCAGATGGGGCTCTCTTTCGCCTTATTTGTTGATCCAGCAGCCGGGCCCAATATGCCAATTATTGCGCGTTTTTTTAATCTATTATTGTTATTACTGTTTTTATCTTTCGATATTCATCTTTGGTTATTGTCGCTATTGGCAGATAGCTTTCAGCTTATTCCAATCCAATCATTATCATTAAATAGCCAAAGTTTTATATTAGTTGCTCAAACGGCGGGAATTATTTTTTATTATGGTCTACTATTAGCGCTACCTATTTTAACCTTACTATTAATTATTAATATCAGTTTGGGGATCTTAAATAGAATGACCCCCCAACTTTCTATTTTTGTTGTCGGCTTCCCACTGACACTTTTAATTGGTATTTATCTATTACCTCTTTTAACCACTATCATTACCAAATATGCTGAGAAGATATTTAACGATATTCTGAGTCAATTAAGTTTGATACTACTTACATTAGCGGGAAAGTAA
- the fliO gene encoding flagellar biosynthetic protein FliO, whose translation MSVYSSFLIAGAADSAAPVLKGGTTTSSPSLLSGSSMLTEMSSSLLLIIGGLLVTLWLVRRFLPKRYLTTRSSAIKVTDNYSLGNKAKITIIEVEGQALVLGVTEENITLLHKMPAKTEPNEQQQSASVPPSFGQFMKTYLVKSRNSNA comes from the coding sequence ATGTCAGTTTACTCTTCTTTTCTGATTGCTGGAGCGGCAGATAGTGCTGCTCCGGTATTAAAAGGGGGCACGACTACTAGCAGCCCCTCCTTACTTTCAGGCAGTAGCATGTTAACTGAAATGAGTAGCTCGCTATTACTAATTATTGGCGGACTATTGGTGACTTTATGGTTAGTACGCCGTTTTTTACCCAAACGCTATCTGACCACCCGTTCAAGCGCAATCAAGGTAACGGATAATTACTCACTCGGTAATAAAGCCAAAATTACCATTATTGAAGTTGAAGGGCAGGCGCTGGTGCTCGGTGTCACCGAAGAAAACATTACCTTGTTGCATAAAATGCCGGCCAAAACCGAACCGAATGAACAACAGCAGTCAGCTTCTGTTCCACCCTCTTTTGGTCAATTCATGAAGACATACTTAGTGAAAAGTAGAAACAGTAATGCGTAA
- a CDS encoding transporter substrate-binding domain-containing protein, giving the protein MKKLTVVSLVFLSAAAQAQSHLDRVMKTKTLTVCATGDYRPYTHLLQNGQYEGIDVTMMENLAASLGAKVKWQKTTWNTLIADFHSKQCDIAVGGISVTLKRQQAIWLSVPLAVDGKVPLVRCDDKAKYQTIEQLNKPTVRLIAPFGGTNEAFAHRYLPNAQLQLTHDNAAIFQQIIDKKFDVMVTDASEALYQQKHYPAKLCALNPKRPLQYIEKAYMLPRDDMSWKLYVDQWIHLNKKTGVYRNIVSEWIAIPK; this is encoded by the coding sequence ATGAAGAAATTGACAGTAGTCAGCCTGGTTTTCTTAAGCGCAGCGGCACAGGCGCAGTCTCATCTTGACCGAGTGATGAAAACGAAAACCTTAACGGTTTGCGCAACGGGTGATTATAGGCCTTATACTCATTTACTTCAGAATGGTCAATATGAAGGCATTGATGTTACCATGATGGAAAATTTAGCCGCTAGTTTGGGGGCAAAAGTTAAATGGCAGAAAACAACCTGGAATACATTAATAGCAGATTTTCATAGCAAACAGTGTGATATTGCAGTTGGGGGAATTTCGGTTACCTTAAAACGTCAGCAAGCTATCTGGTTATCTGTGCCGCTAGCGGTTGATGGTAAAGTTCCACTAGTCCGCTGCGATGATAAGGCGAAATATCAAACGATTGAACAACTCAATAAACCGACAGTACGTTTGATTGCACCCTTTGGTGGTACCAATGAGGCTTTTGCCCATCGCTATTTACCTAATGCCCAGTTGCAATTGACGCATGATAATGCGGCGATATTCCAGCAAATTATTGATAAAAAATTTGATGTTATGGTAACTGATGCATCAGAAGCCCTTTATCAACAAAAGCATTATCCAGCTAAGTTATGTGCACTTAATCCAAAGAGGCCACTACAATATATTGAGAAAGCTTATATGCTACCACGTGATGATATGAGCTGGAAACTTTATGTCGATCAATGGATCCATTTAAATAAAAAGACCGGTGTCTATCGTAATATTGTGTCTGAATGGATAGCAATTCCGAAATAA
- the fliN gene encoding flagellar motor switch protein FliN: protein MSDTKDFTENQAKTSAEDIWAETIAQQSKPPKPTDNGPAIFDNLDMQDIENQFSDINMIMDIPVKLTVELGRTKMTIKKLLNLTQGSVVSLDGLAGEPLDILINGYLIAQGEVVVVSDKYGIRITDIITPSERMRRLSR, encoded by the coding sequence TCGGCTGAAGATATCTGGGCAGAGACGATTGCTCAGCAATCTAAACCGCCAAAACCAACCGATAATGGTCCTGCAATCTTTGATAATTTGGACATGCAAGATATCGAAAACCAATTTTCAGATATCAATATGATCATGGATATTCCGGTTAAACTGACGGTAGAGCTAGGTCGCACCAAAATGACCATTAAAAAGCTATTAAATTTAACCCAAGGCTCAGTGGTTTCACTGGATGGTCTGGCCGGTGAACCGTTAGACATTTTGATCAATGGTTATCTGATAGCACAAGGCGAAGTGGTGGTGGTTTCTGATAAATATGGTATTCGTATCACCGATATTATTACTCCATCAGAACGCATGCGTCGGTTGAGTCGATAG